In a genomic window of Lonchura striata isolate bLonStr1 chromosome 4, bLonStr1.mat, whole genome shotgun sequence:
- the RMND5A gene encoding E3 ubiquitin-protein transferase RMND5A, translating into MDQCVTVERELEKVLQKFSGYGQLCERSLEELIQYAGGLRREILQTENQDGDLSGTISLVMTQCCKRIKDTVQKLASDHKDIHSSVSRVGKAIDKNFDSDISSVGIDGCWQADSQRILNEVMVEHFFRQGMLDVAEELCQESGLSIDQSQKEPFVELNRILEALKVRVLRPALEWAVSNREMLMAQNSSLEFKLHRLYFISLLMGGTANQREALQYAKNFQPFALNHQKDIQVLMGSLVYLRQGIENSPYVHLLDANQWADICDIFTRDACALLGLSVESPLSVSFSAGCVALPALINIKAVIEQRQCTGVWNQKDELPIEVDLGKKCWYHSIFACPILRQQTTDNNPPMKLVCGHIISRDALNKMFNGSKLKCPYCPMEQSPGDAKQIFF; encoded by the exons ATGGACCAGTGCGTGACGGTGGAGCGGGAGCTGGAGAAGGTGCTGCAGAAGTTCTCGGGATACGGGCAGCTGTGCGAGCgcagcctggaggagctgatCCAGTACGCGGGAGGGCTGCGCAGGGAGATCCTGCAGACCGAGA ATCAAGATGGGGACTTGTCGGGGACGATTTCACTTGTTATGACACAGTGTTGTAAGAGAATAAAAGACACAGTGCAAAAACTGGCCTCGGATCACAAAGACATTCACAGCAGTGTGTCCCGAGTTGGAAAAGCCATTGATAAG AATTTTGACTCGGACATCAGCAGCGTGGGGATAGATGGGTGCTGGCAAGCTGACAGCCAGAGGATCCTCAATGAGGTGATGGTGGAGCACTTCTTCAGGCAGGGAATGCTGGATGTAGCCGAGGAGCTTTGTCAG GAATCTGGTCTATCAATAGATCAAAGTCAAAAAGAACCATTTGTGGAGTTAAATCGAATATTGGAAGCATTAAAAGTTAGAGTTTTGAGACCTGCACTGGA GTGGGCGGTATCCAACAGAGAGATGCTCATGGCACAGAACAGCTCGTTGGAATTTAAACTGCACAGATTATATTTCATTAGTTTATTGATGGGTGGAACAGCAAATCAAAGAGAAGCACTTCAGTATGCGAAAAACTTCCAGCCCTTCGCCCTAAATCATCAGAAAG ACATCCAGGTTCTGATGGGCAGCCTGGTGTACCTGCGGCAAGGCATCGAGAACTCCCCGTACGTTCATCTCCTGGATGCAAACCAGTGGGCTGACATCTGTGACATCTTCACAAGGGACGCCTGTGCTCTCCTGGGCCTCTCAGTTGAATCCCCTCTCAGTGTTAG tttttcagCAGGCTGTGTAGCACTACCAGCTCTAATCAACATCAAGGCAGTAATTGAGCAAAGGCAGTGCACAGGGGTTTGGAACCAGAAGGATGAACTCCCG ATTGAAGTGGACCTCGGTAAAAAATGCTGGTATCATTCAATATTTGCCTGTCCCATTCTTCGTCAGCAAACAACAGATAATAATCCACCTATGAAATTAGTCTGTGGTCATATTATATCCAGAGATGCTTTGAATAAAATGTTTAATGGCAGCAA